One window of Camelina sativa cultivar DH55 unplaced genomic scaffold, Cs unpScaffold02246, whole genome shotgun sequence genomic DNA carries:
- the LOC104774278 gene encoding histidine kinase 5-like translates to MLTTSPIKLINGFVADPSNNTGQSEIVQVENGGYVDETKLETSSGHCPESAHQYENGNGRCFSKESESCSSSQASSEGGTLEMESELTVSSQREEEKAETNLKESSKPKILLVEDNKINIMVAKSMMKQLGHTMDIANNGVEAINAINRSSYDLVLMDVCMPVLDGLKATRLIRSYEESGNWNAAIEAGVDKEILENEQVCVRSTNRLPIIAMTANTLAESSEECYANGMDSFISKPVTLQKLRECLQQYLH, encoded by the exons TAAGCTCATCAATGGCTTTGTCGCTGATCCTTCTAACAACACTGGACAAAGCGAGATAGTTCAGGTTGAAAACGGTGGCTACGTGGATGAAACTAAACTCGAAACGAGTTCTGGTCATTGTCCTGAATCAGCTCACCAATATGAGAATGGAAATGGTCGATGTTTCTCTAAGGAATCTGAATCTTGTAGCAGTTCACAGGCTAGCTCAGAAGGTGGAACTTTAGAAATGGAGTCAGAGCTCACAGTTTCCTCTCAAAGGGAAGAGGAAAAAGCCGAGACAAATCTCAAAGAATCATCAAAGCCAAAGATTTTGCTTGTTGAAGATAATAAGATCAACATCATGGTTGCAAAGTCGATGATGAAACAGTTAGGCCATACCATGGATATTGCTAATAATGGAGTTGAAGCCATAAACGCGATTAATCGCTCTAGCTACGATTTGGTACTCATG GATGTGTGCATGCCGGTTTTGGATGGTTTAAAAGCTACAAGACTGATCCGTTCATATGAAGAATCTGGGAACTGGAATGCTGCTATAGAAGCCGGAGTAGATAAAGAGATACTGGAGAATGAGCAAGTTTGTGTGCGATCCACAAACCGGCTGCCTATAATCGCG ATGACGGCAAATACGTTAGCAGAGAGTTCAGAAGAATGTTATGCAAATGGTATGGACTCGTTTATTTCAAAACCTGTAACGTTGCAAAAACTGAGAGAGTGTTTACAACAGTATTTGCATTAA